In Streptomyces sp. ML-6, the genomic stretch TCCCCAGCACGTTCTGCATATGGGTGCGGACCGTGTGCGGGGAGAGGAAGAGCCGTTCCGCCACCGCCTTGCGCCCCAGCCCCGCCACCATGCAGCGCAGCACCTCGCGCTCGCGCGGGGTCAGCGACTCGACCAGCCGCTCGCTCTCGGTACGGTGCTTGCGCGCCGCCGTCAGCTCCTTCAGCACGCCCGTGAGCAGGGCGGGGGGCAGATGCGTCTCGCCGCGCAGCACGCCGCGCACGACCGCGAGCAGCCGCTGCAACGAGCAGTCCTTGGCGACCCAGCCCGAGGCCCCGGCCTGGAGGGCCAGCGCGGCCCGGTGCGGGTCGTCCCGCTCGGCGAGCACCACCGTGCGCACCGCGGGCCGGGCGGCGTGGACCCCGGCGACCAGGGAGAGGCCGTCCACCGGGGCGTTCCCCCCGCCGTTCGGCACCGGGACGGGCGCGGGCCGGGCCCCCGGAGCGAGCGCGCCCAGTTCGGCGTCGACCAGCACCACGTCGTAGCCGCGCCCCTCCGCGGCGGCCCGTTCCAGACAGCGCAGGGCGGCGGGGCCGCTGCCCGTGGCCGACACGTCGACGTCGGGCTCGGCCGTGAGCGCCGCCGCGAGCGATTCGGCGAAAATTCGGTGGTCGTCCACCACGAGAACCCGGATACGAACCACAGGCACCCCCATGCCGCGTCTGTTCCCGGGCCTCTCCCGGGCCCTTTCGAAGAGACGGATCAGAGAGACGGATCAGTACGGGTACGGTGCCCGGTTCGGGGAGTTGGACCGCAGTCCCACGGCCGCCGCCGTGTTGTCGACTGCCACCCGCCCCGGGCGCCGTACCCGACTGTCTCGTACCCCTGAATCAGCACCGGCCCCCACCGGTGCTGTGCATCAGAGTAAGGCCGACGGGCCCCGACGGAAGGCGATTCGCAGAACTGGCCGGTGTCGTTCGGGTGTTCGGGGGTGACCCGTGGGGCGTGAGGGGTGCGAGGGGTTCAGGCGAGGCGGCGGGCGCCTGCCGAGGGCACCGCCGGGAAGATGCCCGGCGCGGTGTGGCCCGCCGCGGCGAACGCCTCCCGCACGGCCTCGGCGACCGCGTCCGCGCGGTCCTCCTCCACCAGCACGATCGCCGAGCCGCCGAAGCCGCCGCCGGTCATCCGGGCGCCGAGCGCACCGGCCCCGACCGCCGCCGACACCGCCAGGTCCAGTTCGGCGCAGGAGACCCGCAGGTCGTCGCGGAGCGAGGCGTGTCCGGCGTCGAGGACCGGGCCCACGGCCCGCACGTCGCCGGCGTCGAGCAGCGCGATGACCCGCTCGACCCGCTCGTTGTCGCCGACCACATGGCGCACGTAGCGCACCACGGACTCGTCCACGCCGGAGGCGGCCAGGGTGCCCAGGGCCTCGGCGAGGCCCTCGTACGGCAGTTCGCGCAGCGTGCGCAGGCCGAGCGCCGCGGCCCCGGCCTCGCAGCCGGCCCGTCGTTCGGCGTAGGCGCCGTCGCCGAGTTCGTGCTTGACCCGGGTGTCGACCACCAGCAACCGCAGCCCGTGGGCGGGCAGGTCGAAGGGGACCTGGCGCCGGGTGAGGTCGCGGGTGTCGAGGTACAGGGCGTGGCCCTCGGTGCAGCAGGCGGACGCCATCTGGTCCATGATTCCGCACGGCACGCCGACGAAGTCGTTCTCGGCGCGGCGGCCGAGCACCGCCAGCTCCGGTGCGGAGAGGCCGAGCCCGAACAGGTCGTTCAGGGCGAACGCGGTGACGGTCTCCAGCGCGGCGGAGGAGGACAGGCCGGCGCCGGTGGGGACGGTGGAGGTCAGCTGGATGTCCGCGCCGGTGACCTGGTGGCCCGCCTCGCGCAGCGCCCAGACGACCCCGGCCGGGTACGCGGCCCAGCCGTGCCCCTGCCCCGGGGCCAGTTCGTCGACCCGGAGCCGGACGACGCCGCCGGGCACGTCGGTGGAGTGGAGCCGCAGTTCGCCGTCGGTGCGGCGGGCCACGGCCGCGCGGGCGGTGTGCGGCAGCGCGAGCGGCATCACGAAGCCGTCGTTGAAGTCGGTGTACTCGCCGATCAGGTTGACCCGGCCGGGGGCGGCCCAGATCCCCTCGGGCTCCCTGCCGTACAGCTCGG encodes the following:
- a CDS encoding response regulator transcription factor, which encodes MGVPVVRIRVLVVDDHRIFAESLAAALTAEPDVDVSATGSGPAALRCLERAAAEGRGYDVVLVDAELGALAPGARPAPVPVPNGGGNAPVDGLSLVAGVHAARPAVRTVVLAERDDPHRAALALQAGASGWVAKDCSLQRLLAVVRGVLRGETHLPPALLTGVLKELTAARKHRTESERLVESLTPREREVLRCMVAGLGRKAVAERLFLSPHTVRTHMQNVLGKLGVHSTLAAVALARRAGVGPAETAPALAGDVVERSGQLA
- the galK gene encoding galactokinase, encoding MTGNSEPATSSVELAAASVESATSSAESAAASVELTASLTEFAASFTELYGREPEGIWAAPGRVNLIGEYTDFNDGFVMPLALPHTARAAVARRTDGELRLHSTDVPGGVVRLRVDELAPGQGHGWAAYPAGVVWALREAGHQVTGADIQLTSTVPTGAGLSSSAALETVTAFALNDLFGLGLSAPELAVLGRRAENDFVGVPCGIMDQMASACCTEGHALYLDTRDLTRRQVPFDLPAHGLRLLVVDTRVKHELGDGAYAERRAGCEAGAAALGLRTLRELPYEGLAEALGTLAASGVDESVVRYVRHVVGDNERVERVIALLDAGDVRAVGPVLDAGHASLRDDLRVSCAELDLAVSAAVGAGALGARMTGGGFGGSAIVLVEEDRADAVAEAVREAFAAAGHTAPGIFPAVPSAGARRLA